In one Bos mutus isolate GX-2022 chromosome 19, NWIPB_WYAK_1.1, whole genome shotgun sequence genomic region, the following are encoded:
- the LOC138983944 gene encoding WAS/WASL-interacting protein family member 1-like, which produces MCAPPLTSAHHTPDPRPATSSPTPRAGALPPGGSRPAFASSAFSPFGPAAPRERDDRRMRKGCLLGPGPFCGPFKSRPLNPFCSADRNCRPSPLRGRDQAAPSPTAAEPRAPSPPPGAGEGASEAVRPEKRQRRGEKENANGRRRTLPLPATLDQLRANLLSSPPRDPRGPTLGAAPLPPPSPAGTHSCCRFLLRHDQPGCSTE; this is translated from the exons ATGTGTGCGC ctccGCTCACCAGCGCTCACCACACCCCCGACCCCCGGCCGGCCACCTCGAGCCCAACCCCACGAGCTGGGGCTCTGCCGCCTGGGGGATCGCGACCCGCGTTTGCTTCCTCTGCATTCTCTCCCTTCGGCCCAGCGGCCCCGCGCGAGCGCGACGACAGGCGGATGAGGAAGGGGTGCCTCCTCGGCCCGGGCCCCTTCTGCGGCCCCTTTAAGAGCCGCCCTTTAAACCCCTTTTGCTCGGCCGACAGAAATTGTCGCCCCTCCCCTCTCAGAGGCCGAGACcaggcagccccctcccccactgccgcCGAGCCCCGGGCCCCTAGTCCACCTCCCGGGGCCGGGGAAGGGGCTTCGGAAGCGGTGCGGCCTGAGAAGCGGCAGAGGAGGGGGGAAAAAGAGAATGCGAACGGCCGACGCCGGACCCTTCCCCTCCCTGCTACCCTGGACCAGCTGCGGGCCAACCTCCTCTCCAGCCCACCCCGCGACCCCCGGGGGCCGACCCTAGGCGccgctcccctccccccgcccagcCCTGCCGGGACTCACAGCTGCTGCCGGTTCCTGCTG AGGCATGATCAGCCTGGCTGCAGTACGGAATGA